In Tenebrio molitor chromosome 6, icTenMoli1.1, whole genome shotgun sequence, one genomic interval encodes:
- the LOC138133172 gene encoding uncharacterized protein CG43867 isoform X5 has protein sequence MAEDSSANSRRLSQIFDPLSRLTELTRSSHSTPSSPRLLPRRPRDVTSAVPPLDGLDSGPSRVVDPNNVNWQEKCLELQLELHRSRTQATRTRDMLRDKLSELEQRVLEAESRAEEAEDKVRIMEQKLAWSQQSDPNNVQIHRLEGEVEEQRQLRLHDARQVEAKAARIKEWVTNKLRELEQQNQTLREQNIKCNQQLELLRNHLALADRRRSESCSPEPRQHTSTTSSARSNRHRRHQSVCLSSNFEPAVPSTLVTSVNFATSNSSMDPLTDELRAAVDNLSIGRVPSSSASDPDLAHDYAEIYTPSREKVPWPRAPTPPIHRFPSWEDRIYQVAADGLTLTGTTPSDIGPEQAGYQDIPVPVYATVKGRASQIRSMPFTGDSSDDSSDGEGNNTTAVDGTNTHSRSSGDTSGSSPGKRTASSSSGSPSKSKTRGVSDTSFESGMSDDYAVPPDALSCDTTSLESSMLLRASYLDSPKRIESLEKSGSLAKLGGKLKTWRKKWFVLKNGVLTYYKGQSDINRKPQGQIILDEVCKITRAEGSNTFEIDTGKKTYYLTADSITAMEDWVRILQNVQRRNATKLLLSKEENKPSVQGWLTKVKNGHAKKCWCVLIGKMFLYFKSPTDTTPAGQINMRDARVEEVEHFSDSDSEERDTEHPDLTIGIFPTNQGPTYLLCQGKQEKDSWLYHLTVASGGGPSSGTQYEQLIHKLMEVDGESNCVLWRHPVLLHVPCTKDGAIPSYFPLTTLPTENLQAEAIKLFKCLQLFMSAAVDQAGIDYHVVLAQNALQQCLDMPELQAELICALVKQTSKSSPLPKLGVQVSTQKLLKKSAVQEEKYKEHKECYKEHKDHKGPPSYTLLQGWQLLALAVSLFVPKSSRLLWFLKLHLQRNADNRTECGKYASYCERALERTIQTGGRELKPSRMEVLSILLKNPQHHSLPHSMPVHLLNGTYHISSFDGSTTIKEFQDSLAHEICCRTTNGFAIFSDDPIEKDLEHTLDPGAKLCDLISKWEIALREKGLGKFENSRVIRLTYKNRLWWKNSARLETDKERLLLCYQVNKQIVSGRFPLSRELALELAALMAQLDMGDCTFGSHKNTSVNNTLSNQGTSNRHQSPKSTTNGTLSPPTAIQNSNTLSALNNVHGILTAHSNQALNAIDKFYPYRYRDQLTQEGLTELQAKLLEKWRSLKGRTQLDCVRIYLTCTRKWPFFGATLFQARLRQHDSPMIWLAVNEDSITILDLATMQQRVRYPYTNVLTFGGCQEDFMLVVTQNDQQPSQKLIFSLSKPKILELTLLIADYMNLLINNPGTPLLGTLSRGTMVSVNQSVVNQSIISQAIANQSQPDILKSTPDHGVQRSDSKRRTHVDSGLA, from the exons ctTTCCGAGCTGGAACAGCGGGTTCTGGAAGCGGAAAGTCGGGCGGAAGAGGCGGAGGACAAG GTGCGAATAATGGAACAGAAGCTCGCATGGTCGCAGCAGAGTGACCCGAACAACGTCCAGATCCACCGTCTGGAGGGCGAGGTGGAAGAGCAGCGCCAGTTGCGCCTCCACGACGCCAGACAAGTGGAAGCGAAGGCGGCTCGCATCAAGGAATGGGTGACGAATAAGCTCCGCGAGCTCGAACAGCAGAACCAAACGCTGCGCGAACAGAACATCAAGTGCAACCAACAGCTGGAACTCCTCCGGAACCACCTGGCCCTTGCCGACCGCAGGAGGTCGGAGAGTTGCTCACCGGAACCGAGACAGCACACGTCGACGACGAGCTCGGCGAGGAGCAACAGACACCGCAGACACCAGTCGGTCTGTCTGTCGAGCAACTTCGAACCGGCCGTGCCGAGCACCCTGGTGACGAGCGTCAACTTCGCCACGAGCAACTCCAGCATGGATCCCCTGACGGACGAGCTGAGGGCGGCCGTCGATAACCTCAGCATCGGGAGGGTTCCGAGCAGCAGCGCCTCCGATCCGGATCTGGCACATGATTACGCCGAGATTTACACGCCGAGCAGGGAAAAAGTTCCCTGGCCTAGGGCTCCCACGCCTCCAATTCACAGGTTTCCCAGCTGGGAAGACCGGATTTATCAG GTGGCTGCCGACGGATTGACGTTGACTGGAACCACTCCAAGCGACATCGGTCCTGAACAAGCAGGATATCAGGACATACCGGTTCCGGTGTACGCCACGGTGAAAGGTAGAGCGAGCCAGATCAGATCGATGCCGTTCACCGGTGATTCTTCGGACGATTCGAGTGACGGTGAGGGTAACAACACCACGGCCGTTGATGGCACCAACACGCACAGCAGAAGTTCGGGTGACACTTCCGGTTCGAGTCCGGGAAAACGGACAGCGTCCAGCAGCAGCGGGTCCCCTAGTAAAAGCAAGACCAgag GTGTTTCAGACACTTCGTTCGAATCCGGCATGTCAGATGACTACGCCGTACCACCTGATGCTCTCAGTTGTGATACCACTAGTCTAGAGTCGTCGATGTTGCTTAGAGCGTCTTATTTAGACAGCCCGAAGCGAATCGAGAGTTTAGAAAAGAGCGGTTCTTTAGCTAAACTAG GGGGAAAATTGAAAACGTGGAGGAAGAAGTGGTTCGTCCTCAAGAATGGTGTGCTGACGTACTACAAGGGTCAGAGTGATATCAATCGAAAACCTCagggtcaaataattttagatgAAGTTTGTAAAATAACTAGAGCCGAAGGCTCGAACACTTTCGAAATTGATACGGGAAAGAAAACGTACTACCTGACGGCGGACTCCATTACCGCAATGGAAGACTGGGTCAGGATTCTTCAAAACGTACAACGAAGAAACGCCACCAAATTGTTGTTGAGCAAAGAAGAAAACAAGCCGTCAGTTCAGGGATGGTTGACCAAAGTGAAGAACGGCCACGCGAAAAAATGCTGGTGCGTTCTGAtcggaaaaatgtttttgtatttCAAATCGCCGACAGACACG ACGCCGGCCGGTCAAATCAATATGCGCGACGCCAGAGTCGAGGAGGTGGAACACTTTTCAGATTCAGACTCCGAAGAAAGAGACACCGAACATCCGGACTTGACCATCGGAATATTCCCAACGAATCAAGGACCGACTTACTTGCTGTGCCAGGGGAAACaa GAGAAAGATTCCTGGCTGTACCATTTGACCGTGGCCAGTGGGGGTGGGCCCAGCTCCGGTACGCAGTACGAACAGCTCATTCACAAGCTGATGGAAGTCGATGGCGAGTCAAATTGTGTTTTGTGGAGACATCCGGTTCTTTTACATGTGCCTTGTACGAAAGACGGCGCGATACCCTCGTACTTCCCTCTGACCACTCTGCCGACCGAAAATCTACAG GCCGAAGCGATCAAACTGTTCAAATGTCTCCAGTTGTTCATGTCGGCGGCCGTAGACCAGGCCGGCATAGACTATCACGTTGTTCTGGCGCAGAACGCGCTACAGCAATGCCTGGACATGCCAGAATTACAGGCGGAATTGATCTGTGCGCTTGTAAAACAAACAAGTAAAAGCTCGCCCTTGCCCAAACTCGGAGTCCAGGTATCTACACAAAAGTTGCTTAAAAAAAGT GCGGTCcaagaagaaaaatacaagGAACACAAGGAGTGTTACAAGGAGCATAAGGACCACAAAGGTCCGCCCAGTTACACGTTGCTTCAAGGTTGGCAATTACTCGCTCTGGCTGTCAGTCTCTTCGTTCCGAAGTCGTCGAGGTTGTTGTGGTTTTTGAAACTCCATCTTCAAAGAAACGCCGATAACAGAACCGAGTGCGGAAAGTACGCGTCTTACTGCGAGAGGGCGTTGGAAAGGACCATACAGACAG GTGGGCGAGAGCTGAAGCCGTCTAGGATGGAGGTCCTCAGCATCCTGCTGAAGAACCCTCAGCATCATTCGTTGCCGCACTCGATGCCCGTCCATCTGCTCAACGGAACATACCACATCAGCAGTTTCGACGGTTCCACGACGATCAAAGAGTTCCAAGACAGTCTGGCCCACGAGATTTGTTGCCGCACGACCAACGGGTTCGCCATCTTCAGCGACGACCCCATCGAGAAGGATCTGGAGCACACGTTGGACCCCGGCGCGAAACTGTGCGATCTCATCTCGAAATGGGAGATAGCGCTGCGGGAGAAGGGTTTGGGGAAATTCGAGAACAGCAGGGTGATCAGGTTAACTTACAAAAACAGGTTGTGGTGGAAGAACAGTGCTAGGCTAGAAACGGACAAAGAGAGGTTACTCCTGTGCTACCAAGTCAACAAACAGATCGTTTCGGGACGGTTTCCGTTGAGCAGAGAGTTGGCGTTGGAGTTAGCCGCGTTGATGGCGCAACTGGACATGGGGGATTGTACTTTCGGCTCGCACAAGAACACTAGTGTAAATAATACTTTAAGCAATCAAGGTACTTCCAACAGACACCAAAGTCCCAAATCGACGACGAACGGGACGCTGAGTCCGCCGACTGCCATTCAAAATTCTAACACTCTAAGCGCCTTGAACAACGTTCACGGAATCCTGACGGCTCACTCGAACCAGGCCCTCAACGCCATCGACAAGTTCTATCCGTACCGATACAGGGATCAGCTGACCCAAGAGGGGTTGACGGAACTGCAAGCGAAGCTCTTGGAGAAGTGGAGAAGTCTGAAAGGGAGGACTCAACTGGACTGCGTCAGGATCTACCTCACTTGTACCAGGAAGTGGCCCTTTTTCGGAGCGACCTTGTTCCAG GCCCGGCTGCGCCAGCACGACTCCCCGATGATCTGGCTGGCCGTCAACGAAGACTCGATCACGATCCTCGACTTGGCAACGATGCAACAACGAGTTCGCTACCCGTACACCAACGTGCTCACGTTCGGCGGTTGTCAGGAAGATTTCATGCTGGTGGTGACGCAGAACGACCAGCAACCCTCCCAAAAGTTGATCTTCTCGTTGAGCAAACCGAAAATACTCGAGCTCACCCTGCTCATAGCCGACTACATGAATCTCTTAATCAACAATCCCGGAACGCCCCTGTTGGGTACTTTGAGCAGGGGAACGATGGTTTCCGTCAATCAGTCTGTGGTAAATCAATCTATCATTAGTCAAGCTATAGCCAATCAAAGCCAACCTGATATTTTGAAGTCCACCCCGGATCACGGGGTGCAGCGGTCCGATTCCAAAAGGAGAACGCACGTGGACTCGGGACTGGCGTGA
- the LOC138133172 gene encoding uncharacterized protein CG43867 isoform X7: MVQPSNNNNNGSSDMDSLEDMLRKLSELEQRVLEAESRAEEAEDKVRIMEQKLAWSQQSDPNNVQIHRLEGEVEEQRQLRLHDARQVEAKAARIKEWVTNKLRELEQQNQTLREQNIKCNQQLELLRNHLALADRRRSESCSPEPRQHTSTTSSARSNRHRRHQSVCLSSNFEPAVPSTLVTSVNFATSNSSMDPLTDELRAAVDNLSIGRVPSSSASDPDLAHDYAEIYTPSREKVPWPRAPTPPIHRFPSWEDRIYQVAADGLTLTGTTPSDIGPEQAGYQDIPVPVYATVKGRASQIRSMPFTGDSSDDSSDGEGNNTTAVDGTNTHSRSSGDTSGSSPGKRTASSSSGSPSKSKTRGVSDTSFESGMSDDYAVPPDALSCDTTSLESSMLLRASYLDSPKRIESLEKSGSLAKLGGKLKTWRKKWFVLKNGVLTYYKGQSDINRKPQGQIILDEVCKITRAEGSNTFEIDTGKKTYYLTADSITAMEDWVRILQNVQRRNATKLLLSKEENKPSVQGWLTKVKNGHAKKCWCVLIGKMFLYFKSPTDTTPAGQINMRDARVEEVEHFSDSDSEERDTEHPDLTIGIFPTNQGPTYLLCQGKQEKDSWLYHLTVASGGGPSSGTQYEQLIHKLMEVDGESNCVLWRHPVLLHVPCTKDGAIPSYFPLTTLPTENLQAEAIKLFKCLQLFMSAAVDQAGIDYHVVLAQNALQQCLDMPELQAELICALVKQTSKSSPLPKLGVQVSTQKLLKKSQLLLCATQSLFTCETTPSINSTSDQQIASSNIQAVQEEKYKEHKECYKEHKDHKGPPSYTLLQGWQLLALAVSLFVPKSSRLLWFLKLHLQRNADNRTECGKYASYCERALERTIQTGGRELKPSRMEVLSILLKNPQHHSLPHSMPVHLLNGTYHISSFDGSTTIKEFQDSLAHEICCRTTNGFAIFSDDPIEKDLEHTLDPGAKLCDLISKWEIALREKGLGKFENSRVIRLTYKNRLWWKNSARLETDKERLLLCYQVNKQIVSGRFPLSRELALELAALMAQLDMGDCTFGSHKNTSVNNTLSNQGTSNRHQSPKSTTNGTLSPPTAIQNSNTLSALNNVHGILTAHSNQALNAIDKFYPYRYRDQLTQEGLTELQAKLLEKWRSLKGRTQLDCVRIYLTCTRKWPFFGATLFQARLRQHDSPMIWLAVNEDSITILDLATMQQRVRYPYTNVLTFGGCQEDFMLVVTQNDQQPSQKLIFSLSKPKILELTLLIADYMNLLINNPGTPLLGTLSRGTMVSVNQSVVNQSIISQAIANQSQPDILKSTPDHGVQRSDSKRRTHVDSGLA, from the exons ctTTCCGAGCTGGAACAGCGGGTTCTGGAAGCGGAAAGTCGGGCGGAAGAGGCGGAGGACAAG GTGCGAATAATGGAACAGAAGCTCGCATGGTCGCAGCAGAGTGACCCGAACAACGTCCAGATCCACCGTCTGGAGGGCGAGGTGGAAGAGCAGCGCCAGTTGCGCCTCCACGACGCCAGACAAGTGGAAGCGAAGGCGGCTCGCATCAAGGAATGGGTGACGAATAAGCTCCGCGAGCTCGAACAGCAGAACCAAACGCTGCGCGAACAGAACATCAAGTGCAACCAACAGCTGGAACTCCTCCGGAACCACCTGGCCCTTGCCGACCGCAGGAGGTCGGAGAGTTGCTCACCGGAACCGAGACAGCACACGTCGACGACGAGCTCGGCGAGGAGCAACAGACACCGCAGACACCAGTCGGTCTGTCTGTCGAGCAACTTCGAACCGGCCGTGCCGAGCACCCTGGTGACGAGCGTCAACTTCGCCACGAGCAACTCCAGCATGGATCCCCTGACGGACGAGCTGAGGGCGGCCGTCGATAACCTCAGCATCGGGAGGGTTCCGAGCAGCAGCGCCTCCGATCCGGATCTGGCACATGATTACGCCGAGATTTACACGCCGAGCAGGGAAAAAGTTCCCTGGCCTAGGGCTCCCACGCCTCCAATTCACAGGTTTCCCAGCTGGGAAGACCGGATTTATCAG GTGGCTGCCGACGGATTGACGTTGACTGGAACCACTCCAAGCGACATCGGTCCTGAACAAGCAGGATATCAGGACATACCGGTTCCGGTGTACGCCACGGTGAAAGGTAGAGCGAGCCAGATCAGATCGATGCCGTTCACCGGTGATTCTTCGGACGATTCGAGTGACGGTGAGGGTAACAACACCACGGCCGTTGATGGCACCAACACGCACAGCAGAAGTTCGGGTGACACTTCCGGTTCGAGTCCGGGAAAACGGACAGCGTCCAGCAGCAGCGGGTCCCCTAGTAAAAGCAAGACCAgag GTGTTTCAGACACTTCGTTCGAATCCGGCATGTCAGATGACTACGCCGTACCACCTGATGCTCTCAGTTGTGATACCACTAGTCTAGAGTCGTCGATGTTGCTTAGAGCGTCTTATTTAGACAGCCCGAAGCGAATCGAGAGTTTAGAAAAGAGCGGTTCTTTAGCTAAACTAG GGGGAAAATTGAAAACGTGGAGGAAGAAGTGGTTCGTCCTCAAGAATGGTGTGCTGACGTACTACAAGGGTCAGAGTGATATCAATCGAAAACCTCagggtcaaataattttagatgAAGTTTGTAAAATAACTAGAGCCGAAGGCTCGAACACTTTCGAAATTGATACGGGAAAGAAAACGTACTACCTGACGGCGGACTCCATTACCGCAATGGAAGACTGGGTCAGGATTCTTCAAAACGTACAACGAAGAAACGCCACCAAATTGTTGTTGAGCAAAGAAGAAAACAAGCCGTCAGTTCAGGGATGGTTGACCAAAGTGAAGAACGGCCACGCGAAAAAATGCTGGTGCGTTCTGAtcggaaaaatgtttttgtatttCAAATCGCCGACAGACACG ACGCCGGCCGGTCAAATCAATATGCGCGACGCCAGAGTCGAGGAGGTGGAACACTTTTCAGATTCAGACTCCGAAGAAAGAGACACCGAACATCCGGACTTGACCATCGGAATATTCCCAACGAATCAAGGACCGACTTACTTGCTGTGCCAGGGGAAACaa GAGAAAGATTCCTGGCTGTACCATTTGACCGTGGCCAGTGGGGGTGGGCCCAGCTCCGGTACGCAGTACGAACAGCTCATTCACAAGCTGATGGAAGTCGATGGCGAGTCAAATTGTGTTTTGTGGAGACATCCGGTTCTTTTACATGTGCCTTGTACGAAAGACGGCGCGATACCCTCGTACTTCCCTCTGACCACTCTGCCGACCGAAAATCTACAG GCCGAAGCGATCAAACTGTTCAAATGTCTCCAGTTGTTCATGTCGGCGGCCGTAGACCAGGCCGGCATAGACTATCACGTTGTTCTGGCGCAGAACGCGCTACAGCAATGCCTGGACATGCCAGAATTACAGGCGGAATTGATCTGTGCGCTTGTAAAACAAACAAGTAAAAGCTCGCCCTTGCCCAAACTCGGAGTCCAGGTATCTACACAAAAGTTGCTTAAAAAAAGT CAACTTCTCCTTTGCGCCACTCAAAGTTTATTCACCTGCGAAACGACACCCAGTATAAACAGTACCTCTGACCAACAAATTGCATCTTCCAATATACAGGCGGTCcaagaagaaaaatacaagGAACACAAGGAGTGTTACAAGGAGCATAAGGACCACAAAGGTCCGCCCAGTTACACGTTGCTTCAAGGTTGGCAATTACTCGCTCTGGCTGTCAGTCTCTTCGTTCCGAAGTCGTCGAGGTTGTTGTGGTTTTTGAAACTCCATCTTCAAAGAAACGCCGATAACAGAACCGAGTGCGGAAAGTACGCGTCTTACTGCGAGAGGGCGTTGGAAAGGACCATACAGACAG GTGGGCGAGAGCTGAAGCCGTCTAGGATGGAGGTCCTCAGCATCCTGCTGAAGAACCCTCAGCATCATTCGTTGCCGCACTCGATGCCCGTCCATCTGCTCAACGGAACATACCACATCAGCAGTTTCGACGGTTCCACGACGATCAAAGAGTTCCAAGACAGTCTGGCCCACGAGATTTGTTGCCGCACGACCAACGGGTTCGCCATCTTCAGCGACGACCCCATCGAGAAGGATCTGGAGCACACGTTGGACCCCGGCGCGAAACTGTGCGATCTCATCTCGAAATGGGAGATAGCGCTGCGGGAGAAGGGTTTGGGGAAATTCGAGAACAGCAGGGTGATCAGGTTAACTTACAAAAACAGGTTGTGGTGGAAGAACAGTGCTAGGCTAGAAACGGACAAAGAGAGGTTACTCCTGTGCTACCAAGTCAACAAACAGATCGTTTCGGGACGGTTTCCGTTGAGCAGAGAGTTGGCGTTGGAGTTAGCCGCGTTGATGGCGCAACTGGACATGGGGGATTGTACTTTCGGCTCGCACAAGAACACTAGTGTAAATAATACTTTAAGCAATCAAGGTACTTCCAACAGACACCAAAGTCCCAAATCGACGACGAACGGGACGCTGAGTCCGCCGACTGCCATTCAAAATTCTAACACTCTAAGCGCCTTGAACAACGTTCACGGAATCCTGACGGCTCACTCGAACCAGGCCCTCAACGCCATCGACAAGTTCTATCCGTACCGATACAGGGATCAGCTGACCCAAGAGGGGTTGACGGAACTGCAAGCGAAGCTCTTGGAGAAGTGGAGAAGTCTGAAAGGGAGGACTCAACTGGACTGCGTCAGGATCTACCTCACTTGTACCAGGAAGTGGCCCTTTTTCGGAGCGACCTTGTTCCAG GCCCGGCTGCGCCAGCACGACTCCCCGATGATCTGGCTGGCCGTCAACGAAGACTCGATCACGATCCTCGACTTGGCAACGATGCAACAACGAGTTCGCTACCCGTACACCAACGTGCTCACGTTCGGCGGTTGTCAGGAAGATTTCATGCTGGTGGTGACGCAGAACGACCAGCAACCCTCCCAAAAGTTGATCTTCTCGTTGAGCAAACCGAAAATACTCGAGCTCACCCTGCTCATAGCCGACTACATGAATCTCTTAATCAACAATCCCGGAACGCCCCTGTTGGGTACTTTGAGCAGGGGAACGATGGTTTCCGTCAATCAGTCTGTGGTAAATCAATCTATCATTAGTCAAGCTATAGCCAATCAAAGCCAACCTGATATTTTGAAGTCCACCCCGGATCACGGGGTGCAGCGGTCCGATTCCAAAAGGAGAACGCACGTGGACTCGGGACTGGCGTGA